From a single Halodesulfovibrio marinisediminis DSM 17456 genomic region:
- a CDS encoding FliM/FliN family flagellar motor switch protein produces MSKLVVHETIDGEFSLVPMPKCSRAHAQLTQRIAQNVIFPLPALHGFAGLEGVIRCSDLGKRADTRLVMILLIGSERVWVEWQSIALLVEQIGATHGATFFDLPEQLQRVAVARCVEPLLQELGGRIEQPVVLESIQFDGSDQEQPGASFLHFTDENEQEICSFILNINGGGKRCLAACHVAFNADGVFHKTLLDILPQPIENDSACHDFLIEVSCVAGSQLLTRAEIASLCCGDVLLSLSSEAENQGTMYGLMVGTTPIGVARPCEHGVEVVSLVPHCQNFIDRSGGIRMEEAVELVDEIQEHTEETLGESIDTSALELEVVFEVARSQFTLQELRQVSKGYIFTTDVSADAPITIKAGNKEIGKGRLVSVADRIGIEILATVS; encoded by the coding sequence ATGAGTAAGCTAGTGGTACACGAAACAATAGATGGTGAGTTTAGCTTGGTTCCGATGCCGAAGTGTTCACGAGCACATGCACAACTCACGCAAAGGATTGCTCAAAACGTTATTTTCCCACTTCCTGCGTTGCATGGTTTTGCTGGCCTTGAAGGGGTAATACGATGCTCTGATCTGGGCAAAAGAGCTGATACTCGCCTCGTTATGATTTTGCTAATCGGCAGTGAGCGGGTGTGGGTGGAGTGGCAGAGTATTGCGCTACTCGTAGAGCAGATTGGTGCAACACATGGTGCAACTTTTTTTGATCTTCCAGAACAGCTGCAGCGTGTTGCAGTGGCTCGATGTGTGGAACCGTTGTTGCAAGAGCTGGGGGGTAGGATAGAGCAACCTGTTGTTTTGGAGTCAATTCAGTTTGACGGTAGTGATCAGGAACAGCCAGGCGCTTCATTCTTACATTTTACTGATGAGAATGAACAAGAAATTTGTTCATTTATTTTGAATATTAATGGGGGTGGAAAAAGGTGTCTTGCAGCTTGTCATGTGGCCTTTAACGCTGATGGTGTGTTCCATAAGACACTATTAGATATTCTTCCTCAGCCGATTGAAAACGACTCTGCATGTCACGATTTTTTAATAGAAGTTTCCTGTGTGGCAGGCTCTCAACTGCTTACACGTGCTGAGATAGCAAGCCTTTGCTGCGGAGATGTGTTGCTTTCTTTAAGCTCGGAAGCAGAAAATCAGGGAACAATGTACGGTCTGATGGTTGGGACAACTCCGATTGGAGTGGCACGACCGTGTGAGCATGGGGTTGAGGTTGTCTCTCTTGTTCCCCATTGTCAGAATTTTATTGATAGGAGTGGAGGAATACGAATGGAAGAAGCGGTAGAGCTTGTAGATGAAATACAAGAGCATACTGAAGAAACGTTAGGCGAAAGCATTGATACAAGTGCTCTTGAGCTGGAGGTTGTCTTCGAGGTGGCTAGATCTCAATTTACGCTGCAGGAGCTTAGACAAGTAAGCAAGGGGTATATCTTTACGACAGACGTATCCGCCGATGCTCCAATCACAATAAAAGCTGGAAATAAAGAGATTGGCAAGGGACGGCTGGTTTCTGTCGCAGACCGCATCGGTATAGAAATTTTGGCTACCGTTAGTTAG
- the sctV gene encoding type III secretion system export apparatus subunit SctV, with protein MAQANKMFLQNAVSKIVKYNDITLALLLVAIIGLMIIPMPTFIVDALIGVNMGISFLMLMMGLYISSALDFSVYPTMLLITTLFRLALNITTTRLILLNGDAGEIVYTFGNFVVEGNFVVGAVVFLILTIVQFLVIAKGSERVAEVGARFTLDAMPGKQMSIDADLRAGVISMEEAQARRKRVTDESKLFGAMDGAMKFVKGDSIAGIIITMVNILGGIIIGTTQLGMSAGDSIQKYGILTIGDGLVSSIPSLLIAISAGVIITRSDDEDSDHLGGEIGRQIFDKPKAIILAGGLLCLVGLIPGFPKIQLFALGSFFAVFGFVLTKIMKADDEDGATGTQSLKDTIAPAAGKRNSQQSAADDTNEIALTVPLLLDISDSLAASLNYKHLDDELIALRRALYFDLGVPFPGIHIRQNPNLTDLQYSLFIHEVPVSSGTLEKGSLLVLETTENLDMMGIAHKETDNFLPDTPSIWCPESARGLLEKSNISFMDHSKIISFHLSTVLARHSSEFIGLQETRFLLEEVEKQFPELVREASRLVPAQKIAEVLQRLVQEQVSVRNMRSILETLVEWGAKEKDPIMLVEYVRGNLKRQLSYMYSGGMNMLAAYLLDTGLEETIRKSIRQTSGGAFLALDPATSAQLIENMRTIIGETTSKSQKCVLLASMDIRRYVRRLIEAEFYSLPVLSYQELTPEITVQPIDRIKL; from the coding sequence ATGGCCCAAGCAAATAAAATGTTTTTGCAAAATGCTGTGTCAAAAATTGTGAAGTATAACGACATTACGTTGGCGTTACTACTTGTTGCAATAATCGGGCTTATGATTATCCCGATGCCTACATTTATTGTTGATGCACTTATCGGGGTTAACATGGGGATATCATTTCTCATGTTGATGATGGGGCTTTACATATCGTCGGCATTGGATTTTTCGGTGTATCCGACAATGTTGCTGATTACGACTCTTTTCAGGCTCGCATTGAACATTACTACAACCAGGCTGATCCTTCTTAATGGGGATGCTGGTGAAATAGTTTATACCTTTGGTAACTTTGTAGTTGAAGGCAACTTTGTTGTTGGTGCTGTAGTCTTTCTTATTCTTACGATCGTGCAATTTTTGGTTATTGCAAAAGGGTCTGAACGTGTTGCTGAGGTAGGCGCACGTTTTACACTTGATGCGATGCCGGGCAAGCAGATGAGTATTGATGCTGATTTGCGTGCAGGTGTTATCTCCATGGAGGAGGCACAGGCGAGGCGTAAAAGAGTGACTGACGAGAGCAAGCTTTTTGGTGCTATGGATGGTGCTATGAAGTTTGTTAAAGGTGACAGTATCGCGGGTATCATCATTACGATGGTGAACATTCTTGGCGGTATTATCATCGGGACAACCCAACTTGGAATGAGTGCCGGCGACAGCATACAAAAGTATGGCATTCTGACCATCGGTGATGGTCTTGTCTCATCTATTCCATCTTTGCTTATAGCTATTTCAGCTGGTGTTATTATTACTCGTTCCGATGACGAGGATTCAGACCATCTTGGTGGAGAAATTGGTCGTCAGATTTTTGATAAACCTAAAGCTATTATTCTAGCAGGTGGTTTGTTGTGTTTGGTAGGTCTTATTCCTGGCTTTCCTAAGATACAGTTGTTTGCTTTGGGAAGTTTTTTTGCCGTATTTGGTTTTGTTTTGACCAAGATTATGAAGGCAGATGACGAGGATGGAGCGACTGGGACCCAAAGCCTTAAAGATACGATTGCGCCTGCAGCAGGCAAGCGCAACTCACAGCAAAGTGCTGCTGATGACACAAATGAAATTGCCCTGACTGTCCCTCTTTTGCTTGATATTTCAGATTCTCTGGCTGCCAGCCTGAATTATAAGCACCTTGATGATGAGCTTATTGCCTTGCGACGGGCGCTATACTTTGATTTGGGAGTGCCTTTTCCCGGGATTCACATTCGGCAGAATCCCAATTTAACAGATCTTCAGTATTCGTTGTTTATTCATGAGGTGCCGGTTTCCTCTGGGACACTTGAAAAAGGAAGTCTGCTAGTTCTTGAAACTACAGAAAACCTAGACATGATGGGTATTGCACATAAAGAAACAGATAATTTTTTGCCGGACACTCCTTCCATCTGGTGTCCTGAAAGTGCGAGAGGTTTGCTGGAAAAATCGAATATCTCCTTCATGGATCATTCCAAAATTATTTCATTTCACCTCTCAACGGTTCTTGCACGACATAGTTCCGAGTTTATTGGCTTGCAGGAGACGCGTTTTCTTCTTGAAGAGGTTGAAAAGCAGTTTCCAGAACTGGTGCGCGAAGCTTCACGACTCGTTCCTGCCCAAAAGATTGCTGAGGTGTTGCAGCGCTTAGTTCAAGAACAGGTGTCTGTTCGTAACATGCGTTCTATTTTGGAAACGCTCGTAGAGTGGGGAGCGAAGGAAAAAGATCCTATTATGCTTGTTGAGTATGTGCGCGGTAATTTGAAGCGGCAGTTAAGTTACATGTATAGTGGTGGAATGAACATGCTTGCTGCTTACCTGCTTGATACCGGATTAGAGGAAACTATCCGAAAGTCAATCAGGCAGACTTCCGGTGGCGCATTTTTAGCATTGGATCCAGCTACATCGGCACAACTGATTGAGAATATGCGTACTATTATTGGTGAAACAACTAGTAAATCACAGAAGTGCGTGCTGTTGGCATCAATGGATATCAGACGATATGTGCGGCGTCTTATTGAAGCCGAGTTTTATTCCCTTCCAGTGCTGTCATATCAGGAACTTACACCAGAAATAACCGTACAACCTATTGATAGAATTAAACTGTAG
- the sctR gene encoding type III secretion system export apparatus subunit SctR, whose protein sequence is MLPLIIILGLAPFAIMMGSTYVRIVIVFSLVRNALGIQQIPPGMVVNGLAVILSVFIMAPVGNSCLTLLEQQQFPSDMRIQDYLEVGKKVTPPFVEFLDKNSSPLIKAKLVATAKQIWPKKMFQSLQKDSLFIVLPAFTLSELTKAFQIGFLLYLPFVAIDLIISNILLAMGMMMVSPTTISLPFKLLLFVVLDGWVKISQGLMLGYL, encoded by the coding sequence ATGCTTCCGCTTATTATTATTTTGGGGTTGGCTCCATTCGCAATAATGATGGGGAGCACTTATGTGCGCATAGTCATCGTTTTTTCTCTTGTGCGAAATGCTTTGGGTATTCAGCAGATTCCACCAGGTATGGTGGTCAACGGCCTTGCTGTCATTCTGAGTGTTTTCATTATGGCACCTGTTGGCAACTCCTGTTTGACTCTTTTGGAACAGCAGCAGTTTCCTTCGGATATGCGTATTCAAGATTACTTAGAAGTTGGTAAAAAAGTAACACCGCCATTTGTGGAGTTTTTGGATAAGAATAGTTCGCCACTGATTAAGGCTAAGCTTGTTGCAACAGCAAAACAGATATGGCCTAAAAAGATGTTTCAATCTTTACAGAAAGATTCTTTGTTCATTGTTTTGCCTGCATTTACGTTGTCTGAACTGACAAAAGCGTTCCAGATAGGATTTTTATTATATTTACCGTTTGTTGCGATTGACTTGATTATTTCTAACATTTTGTTGGCAATGGGAATGATGATGGTGTCTCCGACTACTATCTCTCTTCCCTTCAAACTTCTGCTTTTTGTAGTGCTGGATGGATGGGTTAAAATTAGCCAAGGCTTAATGCTTGGATATCTTTAA
- the sctY gene encoding type III secretion apparatus assembly chaperone SctY, whose translation MKLSKEQRKVIEVLGYTYLRVGQFDKAERIFQGLASLFSNDLKLRRYLAYIATAKGDPASALSLLSECIDPVMMRSDDAPLLLIQAKALWGLGRQSESKDVFERYLLLVEQN comes from the coding sequence ATGAAACTTTCAAAAGAGCAGCGAAAAGTCATTGAAGTTCTTGGGTATACTTATCTGCGTGTAGGGCAGTTTGATAAAGCAGAGCGTATATTCCAAGGGCTTGCCAGCTTATTTTCTAATGATTTGAAGCTGCGTCGTTACCTTGCCTATATTGCAACAGCAAAAGGGGATCCGGCTTCTGCTCTTTCACTGCTTTCAGAGTGTATTGACCCTGTTATGATGCGTTCTGACGATGCTCCCTTGTTGCTTATTCAAGCTAAAGCGTTATGGGGGCTTGGACGTCAGAGTGAAAGTAAAGATGTTTTTGAACGTTATCTTTTATTAGTTGAGCAAAATTAA
- a CDS encoding type III secretion system chaperone family protein, with the protein MLFESVVEEFGKRIGLPELTPQNGNVVRFVFDDTVSVTIERCQPQKMAPLFGISISMGQMEPQVQCDVDVLHEKVLKLVHYNTPHRYPLSCGKTGSGMLVLSALLPEEECTVDVLEHVLMYLDENLRTLFAA; encoded by the coding sequence ATGTTATTTGAATCAGTTGTTGAAGAATTTGGAAAGCGTATTGGACTGCCTGAGTTAACTCCGCAAAATGGAAATGTTGTCCGTTTTGTTTTTGATGATACCGTTTCAGTAACCATTGAGCGTTGTCAGCCTCAAAAAATGGCTCCGCTTTTCGGGATATCCATCAGCATGGGGCAGATGGAACCGCAAGTACAGTGCGACGTTGATGTCTTACATGAAAAGGTGTTGAAGCTCGTGCATTACAATACCCCTCATCGCTATCCTCTTTCTTGTGGAAAAACAGGGAGTGGTATGTTGGTTCTCTCCGCTTTGCTTCCTGAAGAGGAGTGCACTGTAGATGTTTTGGAACATGTGCTTATGTATCTTGATGAAAATCTTCGTACCTTGTTTGCTGCATAA
- the sctT gene encoding type III secretion system export apparatus subunit SctT, whose protein sequence is MVEFGIDPERLEKYVILFSLCAPRLLIFFQVAPFMGGVVLSGVLRNGVALTLAPFLLITLMPELDTLPVYSGYYKLFWTLGLLLKEVVLGFVFAYLSGLFFWAMQSAGQLVDNQRGAAMSQGSDPLSGEQASSLASFFFQTVVYLFFTSGIFVLLIQILLNSYVVWSPVHYFPDVSNPVLTLFFTKLLSEFMVMVLLVASPMVIVCLLSDIGLGLINRFAQQLNVFSLSMAVKSLAVSILIVLYYIVLVRFIGTSFTEVISFMKTVLYWDAGI, encoded by the coding sequence GTGGTTGAGTTTGGTATTGATCCTGAGCGCCTTGAAAAATATGTAATACTTTTCAGTCTTTGTGCTCCAAGATTGCTTATCTTCTTTCAGGTAGCTCCTTTCATGGGAGGAGTTGTACTTTCGGGTGTGCTACGTAATGGCGTTGCTTTGACCCTTGCTCCTTTTTTGCTCATCACGCTAATGCCGGAACTTGACACTCTTCCAGTTTACTCAGGTTATTATAAGTTGTTTTGGACTCTTGGACTGCTTTTAAAAGAAGTAGTTTTAGGTTTTGTCTTTGCGTATCTCTCCGGCCTCTTCTTTTGGGCAATGCAAAGTGCGGGACAACTGGTCGATAACCAGCGAGGAGCAGCGATGTCTCAGGGAAGTGACCCGCTAAGTGGTGAGCAGGCGTCTTCTCTTGCTTCTTTTTTCTTTCAAACAGTTGTGTATTTATTTTTTACAAGTGGAATCTTTGTTCTACTTATACAGATACTATTGAATAGTTATGTTGTTTGGTCTCCAGTACATTACTTTCCGGATGTATCAAATCCCGTATTAACTCTGTTTTTCACTAAATTATTAAGTGAATTTATGGTGATGGTTTTGCTAGTTGCATCTCCAATGGTCATCGTATGTCTACTTTCTGATATAGGGCTTGGCTTAATAAACAGGTTTGCTCAACAGCTAAATGTTTTTTCTCTATCAATGGCAGTAAAAAGTCTCGCTGTTTCTATTTTGATAGTGCTTTACTACATTGTTCTTGTGCGTTTCATAGGAACTTCTTTTACTGAAGTCATTTCATTTATGAAGACTGTTCTTTATTGGGACGCTGGAATTTAA
- the sctO gene encoding type III secretion system stalk subunit SctO — protein MSSYPLEDILRFRNQRADAAQRKAMAALREELRVSDELEAARKRLEEYKCWRVEEIERRYVAFLQEQTTKRGIELFHESVKSLEFREVELGDEVVRAEKKLQDAKAYTLECKQEAMQAQKAMMKLDLHKQEWVVEAKKKAQLEEEKELEELAFSKVKLFNK, from the coding sequence ATGTCCTCATATCCATTAGAAGACATTTTACGGTTTCGTAATCAACGGGCTGATGCCGCACAGCGAAAGGCGATGGCGGCATTGAGAGAAGAACTTAGAGTTTCTGATGAATTGGAAGCAGCACGGAAGCGTCTTGAAGAATATAAGTGCTGGAGGGTGGAGGAGATTGAGCGACGGTATGTAGCCTTTTTGCAGGAGCAAACTACAAAACGTGGGATTGAGCTTTTTCATGAAAGTGTAAAGTCTCTTGAGTTTCGAGAAGTAGAGTTAGGTGACGAAGTCGTGCGTGCAGAGAAAAAGCTACAGGATGCCAAGGCGTATACTCTGGAATGCAAGCAAGAAGCAATGCAGGCCCAAAAGGCTATGATGAAGCTGGATTTACATAAGCAGGAGTGGGTGGTTGAAGCAAAGAAAAAAGCCCAGTTGGAAGAGGAAAAGGAGCTTGAGGAACTGGCTTTCTCAAAAGTGAAATTATTCAACAAATAG
- the sctU gene encoding type III secretion system export apparatus subunit SctU codes for MSEKTEQPTAKKLRDARNKGNVCKSQEVPSAASVTGVFLLLWFLSDTFFEQFSALFEIPIFYMNYPFEFAVKVVWQKCFYIVALITVIVISVAAFCGVIFQFIQVGVLFSMKAAMPSLDKLNPKQWFSKTFSIKNAVEFLKSLIKVFAIGGVIWVIVEKNLASLLLAVEVGPSAPIVLAGVLAKQFMQYLVPVFVVLAVGDYLFQRWQYIKGLMMTKDEVKQEYKESEGDPQIKGQRKQLHQEMVMSDSAAKVRKADVLVTNPTHYAVGIMYDEEETPLPLVLCKGEGGLALRMIDIAKQEDIPIMQNVSLARGLYADSTEGAYIPKEYIKPVAEVLRWVHSLR; via the coding sequence ATGAGTGAAAAAACAGAACAACCGACGGCGAAAAAGTTACGAGATGCTCGTAACAAGGGCAATGTATGTAAAAGTCAGGAAGTTCCTTCAGCTGCGAGTGTAACAGGCGTTTTTTTACTTTTGTGGTTTTTGTCGGATACATTTTTCGAACAGTTTTCTGCTCTTTTTGAAATTCCCATTTTTTATATGAACTACCCATTTGAATTTGCAGTGAAGGTAGTTTGGCAAAAGTGTTTTTATATAGTTGCTCTAATTACTGTTATAGTAATTTCAGTTGCGGCCTTTTGCGGTGTGATTTTTCAATTTATACAAGTAGGTGTGTTGTTCTCTATGAAGGCTGCTATGCCTTCCCTTGATAAATTAAATCCGAAGCAATGGTTTAGTAAAACATTTTCAATAAAAAATGCAGTTGAGTTTCTGAAATCACTAATAAAGGTTTTTGCAATTGGTGGTGTCATTTGGGTGATTGTTGAAAAAAACTTGGCATCATTATTACTCGCTGTAGAGGTTGGGCCTTCTGCTCCCATTGTACTTGCAGGAGTGCTGGCAAAGCAATTTATGCAATATTTAGTGCCTGTTTTTGTAGTACTTGCTGTTGGAGATTACTTATTCCAGCGATGGCAGTATATAAAAGGGCTTATGATGACAAAAGACGAAGTAAAGCAGGAGTACAAAGAGTCGGAAGGTGATCCTCAGATTAAGGGGCAACGCAAACAATTGCATCAGGAGATGGTTATGTCAGATTCTGCAGCAAAGGTACGCAAGGCGGATGTGTTAGTTACAAACCCTACACATTATGCAGTTGGGATCATGTATGACGAAGAAGAGACGCCACTTCCGCTGGTTCTTTGTAAGGGGGAGGGGGGCTTAGCATTGCGGATGATCGATATTGCCAAGCAGGAGGATATTCCTATTATGCAGAATGTTTCTCTTGCCCGTGGGCTTTATGCAGATAGTACCGAAGGGGCTTATATTCCGAAAGAGTATATAAAACCTGTTGCCGAGGTGCTGCGCTGGGTACATTCGTTGCGGTAG
- a CDS encoding type III secretion HpaP family protein has translation MAGTPLASYSAAVGQKYNQQEAGTGQERAQSNSSKEKTRKQTKEAGHKKLSREEKTPSNACVDEFMKAFKGSKDQQTGHGKEQDDAQKQESPAELFAGMTETIFSSRMGQHSEAGKAYLQNQQVDSQVKLTPDIQKIAQQILVRAPKDGSQADVIIRLDHRSLPDTAVKISFEQSGLVVQFNTRNVNAHQTLVEHQFALKEKLEIENPGVRVVVNDQTASDGRSKGLLNFDQEEDE, from the coding sequence ATGGCAGGAACACCACTAGCTTCTTACTCTGCAGCGGTAGGGCAGAAATATAATCAGCAAGAGGCGGGGACTGGTCAGGAGCGTGCTCAAAGCAATAGCTCAAAAGAAAAGACTCGTAAGCAAACAAAAGAGGCAGGGCATAAAAAACTATCAAGGGAAGAGAAAACTCCCAGCAATGCTTGTGTTGATGAATTTATGAAGGCTTTTAAAGGTAGCAAAGACCAACAGACAGGGCATGGTAAAGAGCAGGATGATGCCCAAAAGCAAGAGTCGCCTGCAGAGTTATTTGCAGGAATGACAGAAACAATTTTTTCTTCTCGTATGGGCCAGCATAGTGAGGCTGGGAAAGCGTATCTGCAAAATCAGCAAGTTGATTCTCAAGTGAAACTTACGCCAGACATTCAAAAAATAGCCCAGCAGATTTTAGTTCGCGCTCCCAAAGACGGATCGCAAGCAGACGTGATTATCCGACTTGATCACCGCTCATTGCCTGATACTGCTGTGAAAATTTCTTTTGAGCAATCGGGGCTGGTTGTTCAGTTCAATACTCGGAACGTAAATGCCCACCAGACTCTTGTTGAGCACCAGTTTGCTTTGAAGGAAAAACTTGAGATCGAAAATCCTGGAGTGCGTGTTGTCGTCAATGACCAGACAGCTTCTGATGGACGTTCCAAAGGGTTGTTAAATTTTGATCAGGAAGAGGATGAGTAA
- the sctX gene encoding type III secretion apparatus assembly protein SctX, which produces MSTEIKPSITFNHGIEQVSAAVTSKAEMPKATNVPPHLASSFCSLEEVFKHKSVEIEVEAFLTPSVSDPALLLPENFGRELRSALQQVSEQISSEAERGLAQELDEAVNNQQFLQMYKNLVVAG; this is translated from the coding sequence ATGAGTACAGAAATCAAACCATCTATTACATTTAATCATGGAATTGAACAGGTTTCCGCAGCTGTTACTTCGAAGGCAGAAATGCCTAAAGCAACAAATGTTCCGCCACATTTGGCTTCTTCTTTTTGTTCTTTGGAAGAGGTTTTTAAGCATAAGAGCGTAGAAATTGAAGTAGAGGCTTTTCTTACTCCTTCAGTTTCTGATCCTGCACTTTTGTTGCCGGAAAACTTTGGGCGTGAACTTCGCTCTGCATTACAGCAAGTGTCGGAACAGATAAGCTCTGAAGCAGAACGTGGACTAGCTCAGGAACTTGATGAAGCAGTGAATAACCAACAATTCTTGCAAATGTATAAGAATTTAGTGGTAGCTGGATAG
- the sctW gene encoding type III secretion system gatekeeper subunit SctW: MPISVNSQVGQQPVDTPRVTEGARTSGSFLGRSVSVPTNMSSMVADAAEELTFGMSEIEEQSIAKRTPVKQQRSRLIDAVKAYQELIDKEEFAQEARKLNLFISQMMQKASGGFQSLEDSFEQIDKYLGKTGSDITEQYALLAEAFQNVPPDSEEAEAILFVLEQMENRQGDAIAAGIHASIEADNYAELGEPQKLRSTYRSVLLEFENSRAVFDWLLEQYGADKIDLGFDFLFATFAHDAGSACPSSDKARMELFSLNVNNARDTASVYGLSGRLLDRLESEHGVALPEAVEGNNVTQTMNRFLQMLEQAFPAPMDVNAIVDPLGIPDVTRQVLFLQDTLKETKMLPVKVFDSLESRDKVLQLIQQELDNAIEREDEELGY, from the coding sequence ATGCCTATTTCTGTAAATTCGCAAGTTGGACAGCAGCCTGTTGATACACCTCGAGTAACTGAAGGTGCGCGGACCAGTGGTTCATTTTTAGGACGCTCAGTCTCTGTTCCAACAAACATGTCTTCTATGGTTGCTGATGCTGCTGAAGAATTAACATTCGGGATGTCCGAAATTGAAGAACAGTCTATTGCCAAAAGGACTCCGGTGAAGCAGCAGCGTAGCAGATTGATTGATGCTGTTAAGGCATATCAAGAGCTTATTGATAAAGAAGAGTTTGCCCAAGAAGCTCGAAAACTGAACCTTTTTATCTCTCAGATGATGCAAAAGGCTTCTGGTGGATTTCAATCGCTAGAAGATTCTTTTGAGCAGATTGATAAGTACCTGGGCAAGACCGGAAGTGACATTACCGAACAGTATGCACTGCTTGCGGAAGCTTTTCAGAATGTCCCTCCTGACAGTGAGGAAGCTGAGGCTATTTTATTTGTCTTGGAGCAAATGGAGAACCGACAGGGTGACGCTATTGCTGCAGGAATTCATGCCAGTATTGAAGCCGATAATTATGCAGAGCTTGGAGAGCCGCAGAAACTGCGTAGTACTTATCGTTCAGTTCTGTTGGAGTTTGAAAATTCTCGTGCTGTGTTTGATTGGCTTCTTGAGCAGTATGGTGCTGATAAAATTGATTTAGGGTTTGATTTTTTATTTGCGACCTTTGCGCATGATGCTGGTTCCGCATGCCCATCGTCCGATAAAGCCAGGATGGAATTGTTTAGCCTGAATGTGAATAATGCTCGTGACACAGCATCTGTTTATGGTTTGTCGGGCAGGCTGCTTGATCGGCTAGAGTCGGAGCATGGTGTAGCTTTGCCTGAGGCTGTTGAGGGTAATAATGTAACGCAGACGATGAACCGGTTTTTACAGATGCTGGAGCAAGCATTTCCTGCTCCAATGGATGTTAATGCGATTGTAGATCCGCTCGGTATACCGGATGTAACCCGACAAGTTCTTTTCCTTCAAGATACATTGAAAGAGACAAAGATGCTGCCAGTAAAGGTCTTTGACTCATTGGAAAGTAGGGACAAGGTTCTTCAGCTTATTCAACAGGAATTAGATAATGCAATTGAGCGGGAAGATGAGGAGTTGGGATACTAA
- the sctS gene encoding type III secretion system export apparatus subunit SctS — MGSQSVIDFAAQALLLVLQISMPPIIVASIAGVVLSLIQAITQIQEQTLSFGIKLICVCATLFFGATTFGKAMYVFSFQVFDSFNLIIRQ; from the coding sequence ATGGGGTCACAAAGCGTAATTGATTTTGCAGCGCAGGCGCTTTTGCTTGTGTTGCAAATTTCTATGCCTCCAATCATTGTCGCTTCAATTGCCGGTGTGGTGCTGAGTTTGATTCAGGCTATCACTCAGATTCAAGAGCAGACATTAAGTTTCGGCATCAAGCTTATTTGTGTATGTGCCACCCTGTTTTTTGGTGCAACTACATTTGGTAAGGCTATGTATGTATTTTCATTTCAGGTGTTTGACTCGTTCAATCTGATTATCAGGCAATGA